Proteins encoded in a region of the Vicia villosa cultivar HV-30 ecotype Madison, WI linkage group LG5, Vvil1.0, whole genome shotgun sequence genome:
- the LOC131607107 gene encoding glucan endo-1,3-beta-glucosidase-like: MIFLFLFFVLIGLDASVTAQQTIGVCYGQVADNLPPKDQVIKLFQTKKFGRMRIFNPDQATLEALKGSNIELVIGVANEDIKSIANDISAANAWVQNNIVKFSKDVKFKYIGVGNEIDPANNDIAQSVPLAMKNIDSALASANLKSQIKVSTVIYMGLLGSSYPPSAGAFNEASTSYMTQVVSFLVESGAPLLANVYPYFAYIGNTKDISLDYALFKQSGNNDVGYQNLFDAQLDAIYAALAKVGGSNLKIVVSESGWPSAGGDGASIENAGAYYTNLIAHVNGGKGTPAKPGQDIETYLFAMFDEYQKPGAESEKHFGLFHADQSPKYSI; the protein is encoded by the exons ATGATTTTCTTGTTCTTATTTTTTGTGCTTATTGGGTTGGATGCATCAGTAACAG CCCAACAAACAATAGGAGTATGCTATGGACAAGTAGCAGACAACTTGCCTCCAAAAGATCAAGTAATAAAGCTTTTccaaaccaaaaagtttggaagaatGAGAATCTTCAATCCAGATCAAGCAACCTTGGAAGCTCTAAAAGGTTCCAACATCGAACTTGTGATCGGTGTCGCGAATGAAGACATCAAATCAATTGCCAATGATATTTCAGCCGCTAATGCTTGGGTTCAAAACAATATCGTAAAATTCTCTAAAGATGTCAAGTTCAAGTACATTGGTGTTGGAAACGAAATAGATCCTGCTAATAATGATATAGCACAATCTGTTCCCCTTGCAATGAAGAACATTGATTCAGCACTAGCATCTGCTAACCTTAAATCTCAAATAAAGGTTTCAACTGTTATATACATGGGTTTGTTAGGAAGTTCGTATCCTCCTTCTGCAGGAGCATTTAACGAAGCTTCAACTTCATATATGACGCAAGTAGTTAGTTTTCTCGTGGAGAGTGGTGCACCGCTTCTTGCAAATGTGTATCCATATTTTGCTTATATTGGTAATACGAAAGATATTTCTCTTGATTATGCTCTTTTTAAGCAATCAGGAAACAATGATGTTGGGTACCAAAACCTCTTTGATGCACAACTGGATGCAATATATGCCGCTCTTGCCAAAGTCGGAGGCTCGAATTTGAAAATTGTTGTGTCTGAGAGTGGATGGCCATCTGCAGGTGGAGATGGAGCCTCAATTGAGAATGCTGGAGCATATTATACTAATCTCATTGCTCATGTTAATGGTGGTAAAGGGACTCCAGCTAAACCTGGTCAAGATATTGAGACTTATTTGTTTGCTATGTTTGATGAATATCAGAAGCCTGGTGCAGAATCTGAAAAACACTTTGGTCTTTTCCATGCTGATCAATCACCTAAATATTCAATATGA
- the LOC131605236 gene encoding glucan endo-1,3-beta-glucosidase-like, whose protein sequence is MAQTIGVCYGQVADNLPPKDQVIKLFQTKKFGRMGIFNPDQATLEALKGSNIELMIGVANEDIKSIANDISTANAWVQNNIVKFSKDVKFKYIGVGNEIDPANNEIAQSVPLAMKNIDSALASANLKSQIKVSTVIYMGLLGSSYPLSAGAFNEASTSYMTQVVSFLVESGAPLLANVYPYFAYIGNTKDISLDYALFKQSGNNDVGYQNLFDAQLDAIYAALAKVGGSNLKIVVSESGWPSAGGDGASIENAGAYYTNLIAHVNGGKGTPAKPGQDIETYLFAMFDEYQKPGAESEKHFGLFHADQSPKYSI, encoded by the exons ATGG CACAAACAATAGGAGTATGCTATGGACAAGTAGCAGACAACTTGCCTCCAAAAGATCAAGTAATAAAGCTTTTccaaaccaaaaagtttggaagaatGGGAATCTTCAATCCAGATCAAGCAACCTTGGAGGCTTTAAAAGGTTCCAACATCGAACTTATGATCGGTGTCGCAAATGAAGACATCAAATCAATTGCCAATGATATTTCAACCGCTAATGCTTGGGTTCAAAACAATATCGTAAAATTCTCTAAAGATGTCAAGTTCAAGTACATTGGTGTTGGAAACGAAATAGATCCTGCTAATAATGAAATAGCACAATCTGTTCCCCTTGCAATGAAGAACATTGATTCAGCACTAGCATCTGCTAACCTAAAATCTCAAATAAAGGTTTCAACGGTTATATACATGGGTTTGTTAGGAAGTTCGTATCCTCTTTCTGCAGGAGCATTTAACGAAGCTTCAACTTCATATATGACGCAAGTAGTTAGTTTTCTCGTGGAGAGTGGTGCACCGCTTCTTGCAAATGTGTATCCATATTTTGCTTATATTGGTAATACGAAAGATATTTCTCTTGATTATGCTCTTTTTAAGCAATCAGGAAACAATGATGTTGGGTACCAAAACCTCTTTGATGCACAACTGGATGCAATATATGCCGCTCTTGCCAAAGTCGGAGGCTCGAATTTGAAAATTGTTGTGTCTGAGAGTGGATGGCCATCTGCAGGTGGAGATGGAGCCTCAATTGAGAATGCTGGAGCATATTATACTAATCTCATTGCTCATGTTAATGGTGGTAAAGGGACTCCAGCTAAACCTGGTCAAGATATTGAGACTTATTTGTTTGCTATGTTTGATGAATATCAGAAGCCTGGTGCAGAATCTGAAAAACACTTTGGTCTTTTCCATGCTGATCAATCACCTAAATATTCAATATGA